The DNA segment TCATGAATGATGATGGCTCGATGGCTCGATTACCACAACTTATTCAAATAGCCAAACAATTTAATTTAAAGATAATATCAATAAAGGATTTAATTGCATATCGTTTACAATTCGACAGCATTATTGAAGTAGGATCTAGGATTAAACTTCCAACCGCTTACGGCGATTTTGACCTAATTGCTTTTAGACAAAAATCGAATGGTTTAGAGCATGTTGCTCTTATAAAAGGAACATGGAATAAAGATGAGTCTGTTCTTGTTAGAGTGCATTCATCATGCGTTACTGGGGATATCTTTGGTTCATATCGCTGCGATTGTGGCTCTCAGCTCCATCAAGCAATGCGTATGATTGAAAAGGAGGGCAAAGGTGTTCTTGTTTATATGAATCAGGAAGGAAGAGGAATTGGCTTATTCAATAAAATCCACTCTTATAAATTACAAGAAGAAGGATTAGATACAATAGAAGCAAACATTGAACTAGGTTTCGAACCCGATGAACGAGATTATGGAGTCGGAGCAAGTATCCTTCGAGAGATTGGTATTCATAAAATGAAACTCATCTCTAATAATCCTATTAAAAGAAAAGGTCTTGAGGGCTATGGCTTAAAGGTAACAGAAAATATTTCACTCGAAATTGACTCCAACCCTCATAATGAATTTTATCTCAGAACAAAACGAGATAAAATGGGTCATATTCTATTGCTCAAGTCTCATAATAATCATTAATTTCGTTTAGCCTCGATGATCAAGGATATTAGGATTGTATATATGGGGACTCCCGATTTTGCGGTTGCCCCACTAAAAACCTTAGTTGAGGCTGGTTACAATATCGTTGGTGTAGTTACAGTACCTGATAAACCCGCTGGCAGGGGACAAAAAGTTCAATCATCCCCAGTAAAGATTTACGCTCAAGAGAAAGGTTTAAAAATATTACAACCAGAGAAACTAAAAAATCCCGATTTCATTAATGAGTTTGTCTCATTAAGTCCTGATATAGCCGTAGTTGTTGCATTCAGAATGTTACCCGAATCAATTTGGTCGATACCTAGATTGGGAACATTTAACCTCCACGCTTCTCTCCTACCCCATTACAGAGGTGCTGCTCCAATTAATTGGGCGATTATTAATGGTGAGAAAAAAACTGGCGTTACTACTTTTCTTATAGATAAAGAGATTGATACAGGAAATATTATTTACAGGGAAGAGATAGATATTGATTCGAACCATACTGCTGGGGATATTCATGATAAACTAATGGTTATTGGAGCAAAACTGGTTCTAAAAACGGTTCAATCCCTTACTGAAAAAAAGGTTAACCCAATTGATCAACAACTATTTATTCAGAAAGGCGAACAGGTCAAATCTGCACCTAAGATTTTTAGAGAAACCTGTCGTATCGATTGGACTAAAACAGCATCTGATGTTCATAATTTTATCAGGGGCTTAAGTCCTTACCCTGGAGCTTGGACAGAGTTGATATTTGAAGATGGAGCGATAGTTCAGGTTAAACTATTGAAATCAGTTGAAATCGAAAAAAATCACCAACATACAAACGGATCTGTTTTAATCGAAGGAAAAAATACATTTAATGTTGCCTGTGATAATGGCTTTGTTAGTATTATCGAAATGCAACTGGCTGGCAAGCGTCCTATGAAAATCAATGAATTTTTAAATGGGCTTCGAAACATCGCACCAATTAAAATGATTTGAATTCGAAATATTCCTGACTTAAGTTTTATTTTCGATTTACTTATCCTTAGGCTTACGTTTCCTCAATTGAATTACTTGCCCTACCTCGGGTTGTTCTCCTATTTTCATCCTATTCTTGCGGTATAAACTTTTTAACTTAATCCCATACAATTGAGAAATTGAATACATGGTTTCGTCCTTATCAACTACATGCACTGAGTGGTTTATTTCGGCTCTACACCGTTTCGGTTGAATATAAATCTCCTGTCCCTCCCTTAATGCAGAATCCTTATTTAATTCATTATACTTAAATAACTGCCATGGCAATAATTCAAGTTCTTTGGTTAAACTTGCGTAATCATCACCTTTCCTTACTATAATATACTTAATCCTGTTACGAGTGAATATTTTCCGGTGCTTATTCATGTCAATTACAAAGTGATCGATATCAACCAAATCCCCCATACCCTTGGTTGGTGACTCAACTTCAACGGAAATCCCCTTATCATATATATATAAACTATTATCTTCTATAATTTTTATAAGCATTTCAGCATAATGTGGGTTTGTGGCATAGCCAGCCTTCTTGAGTCCATAAGCCCATCCCTTATAATTGGATGGATCGAGATCAAATAAAAAAGAGTATCTACGTGCACCCCTCAAAAAATCTGAATGATCTTTATATGATGTTTCTGGATTACTATATTTTCTAAAGCACTCATTTCGAGTATCGTCATCCATATATACAGTAGAACCGTTCCATGTCTTATGACATTTTATCCCAAAATGATTATTCGCTTTTATTGCCAACTTGCTATTCCCATTATCGCTCTCCAACAGTCCTTGAGCTAGAATAATACTAGCAGGCACTCCTTTCGTTTTCATTTGATAAATAGCAATATCCTTATAATTATCAATATATTCTTCACGTGTTAACCTCTTTTGAGCGATGGTCAAAACTGGAAAAACTAATAGTAGAATCAATAGGTTAATCAACTTCATAATTTATATTTTACTTTGCAAAAGTATTAAAATGCTGGTCAAATTGTATTATTTTTCTTAATTCATAGAACATGTGGGAAATCAGATGGAATATTCCAAGTATTTAATACATTTGGTGGTGATTATTTGCTTATTAAAAAAACTGACCGATGAAAGCAGTCAAAGAATCAGGATTCAAATTTATTGAATATTCTAATAAAGGCGAACTTAACCCAGAAGATATTCAATTAGTCGACTTAGCTATTGATGCTCAAAAAACAAGTTATTCCCCTTACTCTAAATTTAAAGTTGGAGCAGCCCTTTTATTGGAAAATGGAGAAATAATTCAGGGGAGTAACCAAGAAAACGGTGCATATCCATCAGGGCTTTGCGCTGAAAGAGTTGCAATTTTTTATGCTGGAGCAAAATACCCGGGTATTCCTATAAAAACAATTGCAATCACCGCCAGCTATAATAATCAACTAACTATCGATCCCATACCGCCTTGCGGAGCTTGTCGTCAGGTAATGATTGAATCAAGAAATATTGGAAAAAAACCAATAAAGGTAATAATGGTAGGTAGTCAAAAGACTTACGAAATTGAAGATGTTACTTTTCTACTTCCATTCAATTTTTCTAACGTCAACGATGCTGTGAAGTAGCTTTTTTAGAACAAAACTCTTTTTCTCGAATTGTTGACAGGGATATAGTTTGTAAAATGTTTTGAATGTACCTGTCTTTAGTTGCTATTAATCACCTAGCATCTCTTAATTATAGAAATAACCTTATTCAAAGTTTCTTCTCAAATCAGTAAAACGTCGTTACTAATAATTGCTACAAAGCCAAAAATTCCTTCCAAAGAACATCCTCTGGAGTTTGTGCAACAATTTCAATAAACTCACCACTAACTGGATGGATAAAACTTACCAACCTTGAATGAAGATGAATACCCCCATCAGGGTTTGATCGAGGAAAGCCATACTTTAGATCACCCTTAATTGGGCATCCAATCTTTGCAAGTTGGCTTCTTATCTGGTGATGTCTACCTGTTAAAAGTTCTATTTCAAGTAGAAAGTAATTGCTTGTTTTTCCTAGCACCTTATAAATAAGTTTAGATTCCTTCGAATCTGGTTTAACAGTATCAAATACGTAGGACTTATTTTGCTTGGTGTTTCTTAATAAATAATGGATTAAAGTATCACTCTCTTTAGGCGGAATATTTTTTACAACTGCCCAATAGATTTTTTTTACCTGTCCATCATGAAAAAGTTTATTCATTCTAGGTAAAACCTTACTTGTTTTCGCAAAAAGCACCACCCCGCTAACAGGTCTGTCAATTCGATGAATCACCTCAAGGTAAACACTCCCTGGTTTTTTGTCTCGAAATTTTATAACCGATTTTATCTGCTCAATAAGTGGTTCATCACCAGTTTTATCACTTTGAACAATATCGTGATTAGTCTTATTTACGGCAATAATATGGTTATCCTCATAAAGGATACGATCAGGTGTAAAATTCATAAGAATTATTAAGGCTAATATTGTTCTTTTTCGTTAGGAAAATCGGAATTCTTAACATCATTTATATACGACTGAAAGGCACCTAGCATCTCTGCATAAAGGTTATGATAGCGTCTTAAAAATCTTGGAGAAAATTCTTGAGTAATTCCAAGCATATCATGTGTTACAAGTACCTGGCCATCTACACCATTACCAGCACCAATACCTATTACTGGAATTTTTAAATCACGAGCAACTTTAGCACCTAATTTTGCAGGTATTTTTTCAAGAACAATTGAGAAACAGCCTGTTTCCTGAAGAATTTGAGCATCTTCAACCAGTTTATCCGCCTCATCCTCATCCTTTGCACGAACAACATAAGTTCCAAATTTATGAATTGATTGCGGTGTAAGGCCAAGATGCCCCATAACAGGAATACCTGCGGAAAGTATTCGTGTTACAGACTCTACTATTTCCCTTCCTCCTTCAAGTTTTACAGCATCAGCACCGCTCTCCTTCATTATACGTATTGCTGAGTTTAAGGCTAATTTCGAATTACCCTGATATGATCCAAACGGCATATCAACAACTATTAACGCTCTTTTAATTGCACGCACTACAGAAGATGCATGATATATCATCTGATCAAGGGTAATCGGCAGTGTCGATTCATAACCTGCCATTACATTGGATGCGGAGTCCCCAACTAGAATCACATCAATACCAGCAGCATCAAGTATTCTTGCCATTGAAAAATCATACGCTGTTAGCATTGATATTTTTTCCCCTCTATGCTTCATTTCACCCAACACGTGAGTTGTAACAATTCGAGCTTTGCCTTCTATTGACATATTTAAGAATTTATATAGATTTCACATTAAAAACCTCAAATTTAAGGCAATAATTTAATTTCCTCTCAAATGATCCATGTCTTTATACTATTTATTTGTAGAACCAACAGCATGACGAATTGACAGTAAAAAACATAAAGTAATATAATACAATGGCTTAATTCAATTAATCGATTCAAAAAATATTTAATCAACTGACACAAGTGTCTTTTAAAATCAAATTTATGTCACATTTACTTAAAATTATTTAATACATAAGGTTGGCATAATGATTGAAGTTAATTGCAAACATAATTTAGAAACAACAAAAAACTCAATAGAAATGGGCAAAATAATTGGA comes from the Bacteroidia bacterium genome and includes:
- a CDS encoding RNA pseudouridine synthase, producing MNFTPDRILYEDNHIIAVNKTNHDIVQSDKTGDEPLIEQIKSVIKFRDKKPGSVYLEVIHRIDRPVSGVVLFAKTSKVLPRMNKLFHDGQVKKIYWAVVKNIPPKESDTLIHYLLRNTKQNKSYVFDTVKPDSKESKLIYKVLGKTSNYFLLEIELLTGRHHQIRSQLAKIGCPIKGDLKYGFPRSNPDGGIHLHSRLVSFIHPVSGEFIEIVAQTPEDVLWKEFLAL
- the panB gene encoding 3-methyl-2-oxobutanoate hydroxymethyltransferase, whose product is MSIEGKARIVTTHVLGEMKHRGEKISMLTAYDFSMARILDAAGIDVILVGDSASNVMAGYESTLPITLDQMIYHASSVVRAIKRALIVVDMPFGSYQGNSKLALNSAIRIMKESGADAVKLEGGREIVESVTRILSAGIPVMGHLGLTPQSIHKFGTYVVRAKDEDEADKLVEDAQILQETGCFSIVLEKIPAKLGAKVARDLKIPVIGIGAGNGVDGQVLVTHDMLGITQEFSPRFLRRYHNLYAEMLGAFQSYINDVKNSDFPNEKEQY
- the cdd gene encoding cytidine deaminase, producing the protein MKAVKESGFKFIEYSNKGELNPEDIQLVDLAIDAQKTSYSPYSKFKVGAALLLENGEIIQGSNQENGAYPSGLCAERVAIFYAGAKYPGIPIKTIAITASYNNQLTIDPIPPCGACRQVMIESRNIGKKPIKVIMVGSQKTYEIEDVTFLLPFNFSNVNDAVK
- a CDS encoding glucosaminidase domain-containing protein, coding for MKLINLLILLLVFPVLTIAQKRLTREEYIDNYKDIAIYQMKTKGVPASIILAQGLLESDNGNSKLAIKANNHFGIKCHKTWNGSTVYMDDDTRNECFRKYSNPETSYKDHSDFLRGARRYSFLFDLDPSNYKGWAYGLKKAGYATNPHYAEMLIKIIEDNSLYIYDKGISVEVESPTKGMGDLVDIDHFVIDMNKHRKIFTRNRIKYIIVRKGDDYASLTKELELLPWQLFKYNELNKDSALREGQEIYIQPKRCRAEINHSVHVVDKDETMYSISQLYGIKLKSLYRKNRMKIGEQPEVGQVIQLRKRKPKDK
- a CDS encoding methionyl-tRNA formyltransferase, with protein sequence MIKDIRIVYMGTPDFAVAPLKTLVEAGYNIVGVVTVPDKPAGRGQKVQSSPVKIYAQEKGLKILQPEKLKNPDFINEFVSLSPDIAVVVAFRMLPESIWSIPRLGTFNLHASLLPHYRGAAPINWAIINGEKKTGVTTFLIDKEIDTGNIIYREEIDIDSNHTAGDIHDKLMVIGAKLVLKTVQSLTEKKVNPIDQQLFIQKGEQVKSAPKIFRETCRIDWTKTASDVHNFIRGLSPYPGAWTELIFEDGAIVQVKLLKSVEIEKNHQHTNGSVLIEGKNTFNVACDNGFVSIIEMQLAGKRPMKINEFLNGLRNIAPIKMI
- a CDS encoding bifunctional 3,4-dihydroxy-2-butanone-4-phosphate synthase/GTP cyclohydrolase II, producing the protein MSIKQQSKTEFKLNTISEALEELKAGKVIIVVDDEDRENEGDFIVAAELITPEIVNFMAKHGRGLICAPIPENRCIELDLGLMVGNNTALHQTPFTVSVDLIGQGCTTGISASDRAKTIKALVDPSTKPEDLGRPGHIFPLKAREKGVLRRAGHTEAVVDLTRLAGLNHGGALVEIMNDDGSMARLPQLIQIAKQFNLKIISIKDLIAYRLQFDSIIEVGSRIKLPTAYGDFDLIAFRQKSNGLEHVALIKGTWNKDESVLVRVHSSCVTGDIFGSYRCDCGSQLHQAMRMIEKEGKGVLVYMNQEGRGIGLFNKIHSYKLQEEGLDTIEANIELGFEPDERDYGVGASILREIGIHKMKLISNNPIKRKGLEGYGLKVTENISLEIDSNPHNEFYLRTKRDKMGHILLLKSHNNH